One part of the Vitis riparia cultivar Riparia Gloire de Montpellier isolate 1030 chromosome 15, EGFV_Vit.rip_1.0, whole genome shotgun sequence genome encodes these proteins:
- the LOC117932345 gene encoding uncharacterized protein LOC117932345 isoform X3 — MQAITCHQVQYLVTEDVPGEIVNEEREVDMLKEGLIERFAFGVSRAATFSLDPKQLGIRSCDVYCCKGFFIGEEELPLMIGASSKSCIHADNNGNFSSSPTVRLTISSNMLIKLASQPKARSRNLIISPPKDFFPFNFSSKNFRYSMASSCFVPCVINKL, encoded by the exons ATGCAAGCTATTACCTGTCATCAAGTGCAGTATCTGGTTACAGAAGATGTTCCTGGAGAGATTGTGAACGAGGAAAGAGAAGTTGATATGCTAAAAGAAGGCCTCATTGAGAGGTTTGCATTTGGTGTCTCCAGAGCTGCCACGTTTTCATTGG ACCCAAAACAGCTGGGGATAAGGTCTTGTGATGTGTACTGTTGCAAGGGGTTCTTCATTGGGGAAGAAGAA TTGCCTTTAATGATTGGAGCATCTTCAAAATCTTGCATCCATGCAGACAACAATGGAAATTTCTCCTCATCCCCAACTGTTAGGCTAACAATCTCTTCCAATATGCTAATCAAGTTGGCAAGCCAACCCAAGGCAAGATCAAGAAACCTCATCATCTCTCCACCAAAGGACTTCTTTCCCTTCAACTTTTCTTCCAAGAACTTCAGGTACTCCATGGCTTCCTCCTGCTTTGTCCCTTGTGTGATAAACAAACTTTGA
- the LOC117932345 gene encoding uncharacterized protein LOC117932345 isoform X1, translating to MQAITCHQVQYLVTEDVPGEIVNEEREVDMLKEGLIERFAFGVSRAATFSLDPKQLGIRSCDVYCCKGFFIGEEEVCENTPFILPLMIGASSKSCIHADNNGNFSSSPTVRLTISSNMLIKLASQPKARSRNLIISPPKDFFPFNFSSKNFRYSMASSCFVPCVINKL from the exons ATGCAAGCTATTACCTGTCATCAAGTGCAGTATCTGGTTACAGAAGATGTTCCTGGAGAGATTGTGAACGAGGAAAGAGAAGTTGATATGCTAAAAGAAGGCCTCATTGAGAGGTTTGCATTTGGTGTCTCCAGAGCTGCCACGTTTTCATTGG ACCCAAAACAGCTGGGGATAAGGTCTTGTGATGTGTACTGTTGCAAGGGGTTCTTCATTGGGGAAGAAGAAGTGTGTGAGAACACTCCCTTTATA TTGCCTTTAATGATTGGAGCATCTTCAAAATCTTGCATCCATGCAGACAACAATGGAAATTTCTCCTCATCCCCAACTGTTAGGCTAACAATCTCTTCCAATATGCTAATCAAGTTGGCAAGCCAACCCAAGGCAAGATCAAGAAACCTCATCATCTCTCCACCAAAGGACTTCTTTCCCTTCAACTTTTCTTCCAAGAACTTCAGGTACTCCATGGCTTCCTCCTGCTTTGTCCCTTGTGTGATAAACAAACTTTGA
- the LOC117932345 gene encoding uncharacterized protein LOC117932345 isoform X2 — MQAITCHQVQYLVTEDVPGEIVNEEREVDMLKEGLIERFAFGVSRAATFSLDPKQLGIRSCDVYCCKGFFIGEEEVCENTPFILPLMIGASSKSCIHADNNGNFSSSPTVRLTISSNMLIKLASQPKARSRNLIISPPKDFFPFNFSSKNFRVSIAFSWRYS; from the exons ATGCAAGCTATTACCTGTCATCAAGTGCAGTATCTGGTTACAGAAGATGTTCCTGGAGAGATTGTGAACGAGGAAAGAGAAGTTGATATGCTAAAAGAAGGCCTCATTGAGAGGTTTGCATTTGGTGTCTCCAGAGCTGCCACGTTTTCATTGG ACCCAAAACAGCTGGGGATAAGGTCTTGTGATGTGTACTGTTGCAAGGGGTTCTTCATTGGGGAAGAAGAAGTGTGTGAGAACACTCCCTTTATA TTGCCTTTAATGATTGGAGCATCTTCAAAATCTTGCATCCATGCAGACAACAATGGAAATTTCTCCTCATCCCCAACTGTTAGGCTAACAATCTCTTCCAATATGCTAATCAAGTTGGCAAGCCAACCCAAGGCAAGATCAAGAAACCTCATCATCTCTCCACCAAAGGACTTCTTTCCCTTCAACTTTTCTTCCAAGAACTTCAG AGTCTCCATTGCTTTTAGTTGGAGATATAGCTGA
- the LOC117932345 gene encoding uncharacterized protein LOC117932345 isoform X4, whose product MQAITCHQVQYLVTEDVPGEIVNEEREVDMLKEGLIERFAFGVSRAATFSLDPKQLGIRSCDVYCCKGFFIGEEEVCENTPFILPLMIGASSKSCIHADNNGNFSSSPTVRLTISSNMLIKLASQPKARSRNLIISPPKDFFPFNFSSKNFSWRYS is encoded by the exons ATGCAAGCTATTACCTGTCATCAAGTGCAGTATCTGGTTACAGAAGATGTTCCTGGAGAGATTGTGAACGAGGAAAGAGAAGTTGATATGCTAAAAGAAGGCCTCATTGAGAGGTTTGCATTTGGTGTCTCCAGAGCTGCCACGTTTTCATTGG ACCCAAAACAGCTGGGGATAAGGTCTTGTGATGTGTACTGTTGCAAGGGGTTCTTCATTGGGGAAGAAGAAGTGTGTGAGAACACTCCCTTTATA TTGCCTTTAATGATTGGAGCATCTTCAAAATCTTGCATCCATGCAGACAACAATGGAAATTTCTCCTCATCCCCAACTGTTAGGCTAACAATCTCTTCCAATATGCTAATCAAGTTGGCAAGCCAACCCAAGGCAAGATCAAGAAACCTCATCATCTCTCCACCAAAGGACTTCTTTCCCTTCAACTTTTCTTCCAAGAACTTCAG TTGGAGATATAGCTGA